The Magnolia sinica isolate HGM2019 chromosome 3, MsV1, whole genome shotgun sequence genome includes the window GGAGAGCCCTTCGGGGTTTCGGGCCTGAGCAAGGGCTTGACTACCGGCCTGTTGGTCTCTCAGTCCAGCGCCGTTGGGTACCCAAACCCGTCCCGACACAGGCCAGCTGGAAAAATTTTAAGCCGTTGATTTAAACACCATGGACTGCTAGATCTATGTGATgatatttatttaaaaataaaaataaaaaaaaatcatggacgTGATTTTTCAAAGCTACAGACCCACGTCTAGACTGACTACCAAACATAACCTCTTGTCTATAGGTTGTAACGCCCTAAGAAACTATGAATCTAAAACCACCCACACACATAATTCTAGAACTGGCTGTTACGGTGCATAATGGGATTAACCAAGATGGGCATGTTGTTTTGTTAGGAATGCTGTTAGGAACATTGGCTTTCCCCAAATCTCCATAAGAGGCCCTAAAGTCAAGGTGGTATTTGGATAGACAATTATATTTATTAATATCTTAGTTTTAAATATGATTTAATTGACAATGGAAGACTATAATAATAGGTTTAGGGATAGAGTAGATGATAAATGAATTAGGTCTTACCAGTAAACCTGTCCATCCTTTCATGAAAAGCACCTTTGATTGTAGATGCCGCTACTAACGTGTGCCGTGTGGACATTTCTtgctaatgtggcccaccatctaagGTCACATTCCTGCTTAAATAATGCCTTTTTTTGGCTTCATCttcatttcttattttcttaatcACAATCATGATAATAAGGACCGGAATCCTCCACACACGCCTTGGCTAAGCTAATGGGGCTCACCATatacatgttgtatatgtaaaatccactccgtccgtccattGGGTTTCATCCTCAGTACTAAGATCATGGGCAGGAAAAAAAAATGCCTTATCCGAATATCATTCGGGCCACACCGTGTGGACTTGGAGGTTTTAGTAGCAGTTTAAATTATTaacattgatttggcccattagaGTTGTTTTAGCTGGATGATGTTTTGAATGTACGGTTCAAATAAtgcttctcacctgatggacggaggggatttaCATATAAAAACTTGTTGGTCCCACAGAGCTCGAGTGTTTCACGCAGCTGCGTGAAATAGGTGTTGTGAAGCTACCGGTAACTTACTCGAACAAGAAGATGTGAAAACCCCGAGTGTACTCGTTCAAGTGCCCTTTATAATTGTGGTTACCACACATGTGGAATTGAGGCACATGTGTGTGAAATCCGTGCCCCTACTCTATGGATGGCAAATCTCAAACATCAGGCATGCAGATATGGTCGTTAGGTGGGCGACAAGTTATAGAAAACAAAAAAAGGTTAGGATCAATGGACCATCTATCACAATTCCGTGTACCCATGGCCGCTACAGCGGGGATGGCCAGATGGGAAGCTCCCTTGGTCTTACACACGCATGCATCCTCCGCACATGTGATTCGGAACCCCTTGAGTttgaaatccttatatttaaaggGGTTTGAATTGCATTACTAAAtgaactttaatatctctaattaatgTATGTATGTAAAACACAATGATTATAACAAGCTCGTTGAAGTATATACTTAGcttgaaaaatgatgaaattgccAATAACAAGCTCGTTGAAGTATATACTTAGCTTGAAAAATGTTgttttacatggataatgtttagaCATTACAAGTCCTTGTATTAAAAGTAATTATAGGGATGCAATTGAATTGACAAtcaaattattttgggatatcattagcgTGTCATGTGCTCAATGAATTAATAGTCTAGTGGTACACATGTTGCACGTGCAATTCTTCaaaggattttaaatgtaatccaagctttttcCATTGATTTCAAATCCCTTCTTTAAGAGGATTTGCAACCGAATGGATTTGGAAACCCGGACTACGTTACAATGATGCTAAACACATCAGGAGATATGAAATCAAATGTCTCCTCAAACCCCTCCAAatcatggtgccaaacgacttCTAATCCTTCTCGTAAGAATAACAGGAGGTCCACGATAACACGTCACTGTCTATCCTAGTGGGCTAAAGGTAGGTGACACTCATCGAGGGAGATGTATGTGCCACGTCAATCTTACCATCATCTACCCTTGATCTTTTATATCCGCGTTTGGCTGTGAGGATGGCGGATTGAGATTATGCCCGGATGGACGAAGTTTCCTTGTCGgtagcggacgcggattgcctatgGATTCTTTGGCAGGACTTCCTGAATTggaaagctaggtggggtccactgtgatgtctgtgagaaatccacaccgtccatccgtttttacagatcatgtcAGTACATGTTCCCAGAAATgacgcaaatccaaaactcaagtacgaTACACAAGAGAGGATTGGACgttcactgttgaaacatttgtggggccaaagaagtcttggatcattctattttttgtgttttcagttcatctccgtaggaatgaacttatgaacggcatggatggcatataaacaccacggtACCCCCAGGAAAGTTTCATTTATCTACCCGCGTTTTCTtaccgtgcggcccacttgagttttggatttgcatcatttttttgGCTCGTCTCCTGAGATagtctggcaaaacggatggacggggtggattttccacaGACATCAAGATGGCCCAACCTAGCTTGCCGTCCGTCGGGAGCAACACACTGGTGCCACGCGTCATTACAGTATGCACTATTGCGACAATGCGTTTCACTCACAAAATGGGTTCATATCGTAATCGCACCACCGTACATTTCCACTACTCCACAACATGTTCCCAAAGAAATGCTCTGGGATTCGCGGCGAGGATAGATTGAAGTGTCGATTCTCAGAACATGTACTGTACCGGCACGTTTATAAGATCCCGACCTCTCATCAGGTGGAGCCTACCAGTAATCAGATCATCGATTCAACGATGGGTTAGATGAGTGGATCAGTTCAATTTACAAAAGGAACAACCAAGTGTAGTTCAACCTGATTTAGAAAAGAGATGACTGGACGCCGCTGATTTTTGATACGTGATACTGATGTAAGAACCCACCTgataaacggtccagatctcaCATGTGAATAACCTTTGACATTTCTTTGATACCGTTCCCTTCGGCGCTTAAAACGGTAGATATGCATACTTTGTACGAAACATTAAAAAACCAAAGGACAAAAACTGTAATACCATGGCAGAGGGTAATAGATGATACacaaatacttcgaaattattttaaaattacaCACGTGGCGTACAAATAGTTAAAATAATGGTATAGTGTATTGTATCATTAGCccaaaattaagcttatttggtaatctgaccatcggattggtggacatttattggacggttaaaaataaaaaaatccagtgGGTCCTATTTCCTCAAACagatgtccacaaatcagaggtgaGGATCATTCAACTAATCTTTTCTTCGGATTGTGACTTGCGATAGTTTGATGCACCATCTagtcagtttgatttgagttaatacatgccaCGTGCGTAATTTCTGAGTGTCCGTgcatcaagcgtcatacgcagcctgagtatcatataactcctaaaaaaaacaaaaagggcaTCCCACCTTTTGTTACAAGTCATGCCTAACGCATGAAAGCTATGCCTAATCTTCCGCTGACCTGCGACGCGCACTCTGCATATCATGCGCGGATTTTTAATTccgataagtggggcccatggatcagGTAAATTAGATCTAATCAGTTGGTCTACTGCAAGCCACCGTGGATGGAGTACTCCCCCCAAATCTCCTAGATTTCATGATCTTCACCTCTCAGTGGCTAATAAGAGAAATGTGACAACGGTCCATATCCAACTGAAAAAGGTCCTGATAATTGCCACTGTGATCTTCCAATTAGGAAGACTTTTgggtcatggtccatccatggaggGATTCAACAGATCAATGATGTGAATTACGTAACCATGACCGCTAGAAACCGGTGTACGACTATTGCACAGAGCCGTGGGTCGTGGGTATCATACGGCTACTGAAGATAATGCCGGCATCAGAATTACTcacatccaaccggttggacgAGTAGTTTCCATCCACCAAGATAACTTTCAAGACATCATGTACGTaccaaatccaccccatccaataggttggtaCCACCATGAAGATAACGATGTAAAATAATTCATTCTCATGCACTCATTAATTGGGCAACACAATAGAAAATAATGTATAACCGctgataaataaaaaaatataaatatgatCTGCCTGATGGGTGATGGGGCTGATTTTAAAAAAGGTGAACCCATGGTGGTGCAAACCTATCGGACGGGTTGAATGTCAAAAGCAGATGGCATGTTGGAAGTTATCCGATGGGTTGGATGGGAGCATTTCTCCACGATAAATACTAATTTACAAaatgtcatatttttaaaatGCGGATGCGTACTACCCctctgagtggccaccatgatgtatgggatttatccacaccgtccattcatttttatcataTCAATTTTGGGTATAAGAACgaaaataaggcagatacaaggttcaagtggaccacacagtggggactaaacacttaccgttgaaaactccttGGGGGCcgaagaagttttgaatcaagctgatatttgtgtttttacttcatccaggtccatgtgaccttatgaacaggttggatggaaattaaccatcatggtgggctctaggaaggtctcaacggtgggtgttaccACCActgctgtttcttgtggtgtggtccacttgagtcttagatcagTCTCCTTATTGGTATTATAaagtaaaatgatatgagaaaaatggatggacggtgtggataaaatctacacatcacggtgtggataaaatccacatATCACGGTACCTAATCCGCGTTTCATATTTTTATAACACATGGATGATGAAAATTAGTGGTAGTGATGGAGAGGACGTGGAAATTGATGGCCGTGATGGAGAGGGCGTGAAAATTAATGGTCACGATGGCGAGGACGTGGAATTCGTCAGTCGTTGCTAACGCGTCTAAACCGACACCAACCATGTGAAAAACTACATCTTCAAACCTTCCCATTCAAACGTTCTTGTATTCTCCTTCTGAATTGGATTACTTCCAAAAGAGGGAGAGATGGAGAAAACGCAAGAAGAGCAAAATCCAAAGCAATCTCAAGAATCCAAATCTCTTGTTTGGGATTGTGATAGCTCCCTCTACGATTCTTTCGAGCTAAAATCATTCAAACGCCAGCTGGATTCCGCCATTGCTTCCAGAAGCCTATCGATGGCGCGCGAGGTGGACCGTCCGCAGCTTACGACATCAAAAAGATCTTCCAAGATTTCTCGATCTCTTCACAAGCTCCTCCGTTCGGTCTTCCGACAAAAACCCGCCTCCGATCCGCTTGTCCGCATGGATGACCGGTCGGAAGACGGGTTCTACGTCGTCTATCAACGGTCCGGCGGGCCCCTAGGAACTAAAGGCGATGACTCCGTCGCAAATTTACCGGAATTCGATTTGCTGGtgagaagaaccaagtcggaacGATTTACCGATGCTGCCGCCCTCCGTATACCTTGCGTTTGAGGACGATGATTCTCCGACTTCGTGATGGAATATTCCGTTTGCATGGTGTAAGATTCCGGTATTTATCCGTTGGTGTGTGTGTTGTAACTTTTGTAACAGTTTAGTGTAGTTCAATGTTTTATTATAGTG containing:
- the LOC131241308 gene encoding uncharacterized protein LOC131241308, which gives rise to MEKTQEEQNPKQSQESKSLVWDCDSSLYDSFELKSFKRQLDSAIASRSLSMAREVDRPQLTTSKRSSKISRSLHKLLRSVFRQKPASDPLVRMDDRSEDGFYVVYQRSGGPLGTKGDDSVANLPEFDLLVRRTKSERFTDAAALRIPCV